One genomic region from Spirosoma sp. KCTC 42546 encodes:
- the infB gene encoding translation initiation factor IF-2: MAEEKSMRLSQVAKILNKGLSSVAGSLSAKGFKVEVNPNTKINMEQLEVLAKEYKSTELLNGARRAEPPVAVAEPPRRQEEDVVLYRRDDARRPIVENKPESAPAELPKEAPIESKPILQTAQTGLPGLKVVGKIDLNAKPVIPAPPVPQAKVTPPQEVKPVDAPKPSESLAQPVSAPAPTPVVAEVPKPVTVQPPVAKPEVEAVKPVVPAQPAEVKPVPVAPVQVTPVQTSTPTVSAPPKEVPPVVTNTNPPAPVQAPVAKVEASQPVVTPEVQKPVARAEAPKPTVPVKPKSETPQAKPPVTSEEEAPTETIRAAGSHQLGGLKILGKIELPVNNPRQGGGNSNADKKKRKRIRGGREGAVGSTAQPNQGGGGQQQGQGGNNRNDRAPREGDRGPANRTPGDRPQGDRNQAGGNTAPRDGNNRPQGQGQGAPREGDRNQAPANRAGGGTGQNQGTNTANRGGQAGAASGNNANNNRTGGGNRAGGGGTGQGQNRGGGGNNANRGGGGRREAPTQADVRKAIQQTNARMQGNTPNRGADRRRDRRSQREEDRRLLNEQEELEAKILKVTEFVSANDLASLMDVSINEVISVCLNLGMFVSINQRLDAEAITVIADEFGYDVQFISAEDETEAGIDVEADEPDDLQPRAPIVTIMGHVDHGKTSLLDYIRRAKVAAGEAGGITQHIGAYSVKTTDDRMITFLDTPGHEAFTAMRARGAKVTDVVIIVIAADDSIMPQTREAINHAQVAGVPIVFAFSKVDKPGADAEKIRAELASMNMLVEEWGGKYQAQEISSKSGMGVDDLLEKVLLEAELLELKANPNRRALGTVIEASLDKGRGYVSTVLVENGTLHQGDIMLVGAHYGRIRAMTNDRGERIKEAGPATPVQILGLPGAPQAGDKFNVMETDREAREIANKREQLLREQTLRTRKHITLEEIGRRKAIGTFKELNVIVKGDVDGSVEALSDSLLQLSTEEVQVNIIHKAVGQISESDVLLASASDAVIVGFQVRPSSSARRLAEQEQIEIRLYSIIYDAINEVRDAMEGLLAPTVEEVIVGNIEVRDVFKISKIGTVAGCYVTEGNIKRNNKIRIIRDFIVIHTGEISALKRFKEDVSEVKFGYECGLSIKNFNDIEVGDVIESFELKEVKRTL, from the coding sequence ATGGCAGAAGAAAAGTCAATGCGCCTAAGCCAAGTGGCAAAAATTCTCAACAAAGGACTCTCCTCTGTTGCGGGTAGTCTGTCTGCCAAAGGGTTTAAGGTCGAAGTTAATCCTAACACCAAAATCAACATGGAACAGTTGGAGGTGTTAGCGAAGGAGTATAAATCAACGGAACTCCTGAACGGAGCTCGTCGAGCCGAACCGCCGGTTGCGGTCGCCGAGCCACCGCGTCGTCAGGAGGAGGATGTCGTTTTGTACCGTCGTGATGACGCGAGACGTCCAATTGTCGAAAACAAACCAGAATCAGCTCCGGCTGAATTACCCAAGGAGGCTCCAATTGAGTCGAAACCAATTCTACAAACTGCTCAGACAGGTTTGCCAGGATTGAAAGTAGTGGGTAAAATTGATTTGAATGCAAAGCCAGTTATACCTGCTCCCCCTGTGCCGCAAGCGAAAGTGACGCCACCACAGGAGGTAAAACCGGTAGATGCTCCCAAACCTTCAGAAAGTTTGGCTCAGCCGGTTAGTGCACCTGCGCCCACACCAGTGGTAGCAGAAGTGCCCAAGCCAGTAACGGTTCAACCACCAGTTGCTAAGCCAGAAGTAGAGGCTGTAAAGCCTGTAGTACCAGCTCAACCTGCTGAGGTGAAACCTGTTCCGGTAGCTCCCGTTCAAGTTACACCTGTTCAGACAAGTACACCAACTGTAAGTGCTCCTCCTAAGGAAGTGCCCCCGGTAGTAACCAATACAAATCCACCAGCGCCAGTACAGGCACCTGTGGCAAAAGTTGAGGCTTCCCAACCTGTGGTTACCCCTGAGGTTCAGAAACCTGTGGCTCGTGCTGAAGCACCGAAGCCAACAGTTCCTGTTAAGCCTAAATCAGAAACCCCACAAGCTAAACCGCCTGTAACTTCTGAGGAAGAGGCACCAACCGAAACTATTCGTGCGGCTGGTAGTCATCAATTAGGCGGGCTGAAAATTCTTGGTAAAATTGAATTGCCTGTTAATAACCCTCGTCAGGGGGGCGGTAACAGCAATGCTGATAAGAAAAAACGCAAACGGATTCGTGGTGGACGTGAAGGTGCTGTTGGTAGCACTGCACAACCGAATCAGGGTGGCGGTGGCCAACAACAAGGTCAGGGTGGTAATAACCGCAATGATCGGGCTCCACGTGAAGGTGATCGTGGTCCCGCAAACCGCACTCCGGGTGATCGTCCGCAAGGTGATCGTAACCAGGCAGGTGGCAACACGGCTCCGCGCGATGGAAATAATCGTCCGCAAGGCCAAGGTCAGGGTGCGCCACGTGAGGGCGACCGGAATCAGGCACCAGCTAATCGCGCTGGTGGTGGTACAGGTCAGAATCAGGGCACCAATACCGCCAATCGTGGAGGACAAGCTGGTGCCGCTTCTGGCAATAACGCCAACAACAATCGTACGGGCGGTGGTAATCGCGCCGGTGGTGGCGGAACTGGACAAGGCCAAAATCGCGGTGGCGGAGGTAACAATGCCAACCGGGGTGGTGGCGGTCGTCGCGAAGCGCCAACCCAAGCCGATGTTCGGAAGGCAATCCAGCAAACCAACGCCCGGATGCAGGGCAATACGCCCAACCGGGGTGCTGATCGCCGACGAGATCGCCGGAGCCAGCGCGAAGAAGATCGCCGTTTGTTGAATGAACAGGAGGAACTGGAAGCAAAAATCCTGAAAGTAACTGAGTTTGTTTCGGCAAACGATCTGGCCTCCTTGATGGATGTGTCCATTAACGAAGTTATTTCGGTTTGTTTAAACCTTGGAATGTTCGTCTCGATCAACCAACGTTTAGATGCTGAAGCGATTACCGTTATTGCCGATGAATTTGGGTATGATGTACAATTTATATCGGCAGAAGATGAAACCGAAGCCGGTATTGATGTTGAAGCCGATGAACCAGACGATTTACAGCCTCGTGCGCCAATCGTTACGATCATGGGTCACGTTGACCATGGTAAAACATCCTTACTTGACTATATCCGCCGGGCGAAAGTAGCAGCTGGTGAAGCAGGGGGTATTACGCAGCACATTGGTGCCTACAGCGTTAAAACCACTGATGACCGTATGATTACGTTCCTGGATACACCGGGTCACGAAGCCTTTACGGCCATGCGTGCTCGGGGTGCTAAAGTAACGGACGTAGTTATTATCGTAATTGCGGCTGATGACAGCATTATGCCACAAACACGCGAAGCCATCAACCACGCACAAGTGGCCGGTGTACCCATCGTGTTTGCTTTCTCGAAAGTAGATAAACCAGGTGCTGATGCCGAGAAAATTCGGGCTGAGTTAGCGTCTATGAATATGCTTGTTGAAGAATGGGGCGGTAAATATCAGGCACAGGAAATTTCGTCGAAGTCCGGTATGGGTGTCGATGATCTGCTCGAAAAAGTTCTGCTTGAAGCTGAACTGCTCGAACTGAAAGCCAATCCAAACCGGCGTGCATTAGGTACAGTTATTGAAGCCTCACTCGACAAGGGGCGGGGTTACGTGTCGACTGTACTAGTCGAAAATGGCACACTCCACCAAGGCGATATTATGCTCGTAGGCGCCCACTATGGTCGCATTCGGGCTATGACCAACGACCGGGGTGAGCGTATCAAAGAAGCTGGTCCGGCAACACCAGTTCAGATTCTGGGTCTGCCAGGCGCACCGCAGGCAGGTGATAAGTTCAATGTAATGGAAACGGACCGTGAGGCCCGCGAAATTGCGAACAAACGCGAACAGCTTCTGCGTGAGCAAACGCTACGCACCCGTAAGCACATTACACTGGAAGAAATCGGTCGCCGGAAAGCGATTGGTACCTTCAAAGAATTGAACGTGATTGTGAAAGGTGACGTGGACGGTTCAGTAGAAGCGCTCTCTGATTCGCTGTTGCAACTCTCTACGGAAGAGGTTCAGGTGAACATCATCCACAAAGCAGTTGGACAGATTTCCGAGTCGGACGTTCTGTTGGCTTCGGCTTCAGATGCGGTAATTGTCGGCTTCCAGGTACGGCCTTCATCAAGTGCCCGCCGGTTAGCAGAGCAGGAGCAGATCGAAATTCGTCTCTACTCAATTATCTACGACGCTATCAACGAGGTACGAGATGCCATGGAAGGCTTATTGGCACCGACGGTTGAAGAAGTTATTGTAGGTAATATTGAAGTCCGTGACGTATTCAAGATTAGCAAAATCGGTACCGTGGCAGGTTGCTACGTAACGGAAGGTAATATCAAGCGGAACAACAAGATTCGTATCATTCGCGACTTTATCGTAATTCATACAGGCGAAATCAGTGCGCTGAAACGCTTTAAGGAAGATGTGAGCGAAGTGAAGTTTGGTTACGAATGTGGTCTGAGCATCAAGAACTTCAACGATATCGAAGTCGGCGATGTGATCGAAAGCTTCGAATTGAAAGAAGTGAAACGGACGCTATAG
- a CDS encoding S-adenosylmethionine decarboxylase family protein, whose product MTAYRPGLHLLSTFASTPDCLTNVGGCQATFNRLIDALTLTKVGEVYHVFPNGGFTAVVCLTESHVSIHTWPELGIATFDVFLSNYLKDNTAKTQQFYRDVLTYFEATELSKQELNR is encoded by the coding sequence ATGACTGCCTACCGACCGGGCTTGCATCTGTTGTCAACATTTGCCTCGACACCTGATTGCCTCACAAACGTGGGGGGCTGTCAGGCTACATTCAACCGGCTAATTGACGCGCTAACCTTAACGAAGGTGGGTGAAGTTTATCACGTTTTTCCAAACGGAGGGTTCACCGCTGTAGTCTGCCTAACCGAATCGCACGTATCGATTCATACCTGGCCAGAATTAGGAATCGCTACCTTCGACGTTTTTCTATCAAACTACCTAAAGGACAATACGGCCAAAACCCAGCAGTTTTATAGGGATGTGCTGACCTATTTTGAGGCAACCGAACTCTCTAAACAGGAACTCAACCGATGA
- a CDS encoding DUF4178 domain-containing protein translates to MALSGHTFPSATLTCPNCQTTITYYDVSGSSYYGCPNCHAFFKYENEGPPEILTTFQPSTATPVLPIGSEGYLNGQFVRVVGLLHKKEAGSFYRWLEYMLLRQDGRYSQLAEYNGHWMVIEPTDHTYSHYHVGGKTYTINTDEGQYWLYNQYKPELLNAVGEFDWNCLEDEKLTISEYIRPPSMLISEQGATDSKWYKARYISRSELATAFGIAKDVLPAPSGVGAIEPADPDDRSGTLLAFTGMLLVAVFVLQVILSIVKPSTQLLKESYQTESDSSGTIKPIITSSFDVDGPTVLAFNLSASLDNQWIELPVTLINEQSGRVYEFSKTLEYYYGVEGGESWSEGSRDDDAVLSRIPSGRYHVNIYPARDLGKPVSFSIGITQNTMLGSNIALLLLLFSIYPISLFVNKQWHESQRWSNSDYSKVYTEEDKS, encoded by the coding sequence ATGGCTCTCTCTGGCCATACGTTCCCGTCGGCCACGCTTACTTGCCCCAACTGTCAAACCACGATTACCTATTATGATGTATCGGGTAGTTCATACTATGGCTGTCCAAACTGCCATGCGTTTTTTAAGTACGAAAACGAAGGTCCGCCCGAAATTCTGACTACGTTTCAACCCTCTACGGCAACACCCGTTTTGCCAATTGGCTCAGAAGGCTACCTGAATGGTCAGTTCGTTCGGGTGGTGGGTCTACTGCATAAAAAAGAGGCTGGTTCATTTTACAGGTGGCTAGAATACATGCTGTTGCGACAGGATGGACGCTACAGCCAACTGGCTGAATACAACGGGCACTGGATGGTTATTGAGCCAACGGATCACACGTATTCGCACTACCATGTTGGCGGCAAAACGTATACGATCAACACCGATGAAGGTCAATACTGGCTCTATAACCAATATAAACCTGAACTACTTAACGCCGTAGGGGAGTTCGACTGGAATTGTCTGGAGGACGAAAAGCTGACGATCTCTGAATACATTCGGCCCCCTTCCATGCTCATTAGTGAACAGGGAGCAACTGATTCCAAGTGGTACAAAGCCCGCTATATTTCCCGTTCAGAATTGGCAACAGCTTTTGGCATTGCAAAGGACGTGTTGCCAGCTCCATCCGGTGTTGGGGCTATTGAACCTGCCGACCCTGATGATCGTTCGGGTACGTTACTGGCATTTACAGGTATGCTCCTGGTTGCCGTTTTTGTACTTCAGGTTATTCTCAGTATTGTAAAACCGTCAACACAACTGCTTAAAGAGTCCTATCAAACTGAATCAGATTCGTCGGGTACGATCAAACCAATTATTACGTCTTCATTTGATGTAGATGGCCCTACCGTACTGGCGTTTAATCTGTCGGCCTCGCTTGATAATCAGTGGATTGAATTACCGGTTACGTTAATCAACGAGCAATCGGGCAGAGTTTATGAATTTAGTAAGACGCTGGAATATTATTATGGCGTAGAAGGTGGCGAAAGCTGGTCGGAGGGTAGTCGTGATGATGATGCTGTTTTATCACGGATTCCGTCAGGGCGTTATCATGTAAATATATATCCTGCCAGAGATCTGGGTAAACCAGTATCGTTCAGTATTGGTATCACGCAAAACACCATGCTGGGCTCCAATATTGCTTTGCTCCTTTTATTATTTTCTATTTACCCAATTAGTCTCTTTGTGAATAAGCAATGGCATGAGAGCCAGCGCTGGAGCAATAGTGATTATTCTAAGGTTTATACAGAGGAGGATAAATCATAA